One window from the genome of Mangifera indica cultivar Alphonso unplaced genomic scaffold, CATAS_Mindica_2.1 Un_0021, whole genome shotgun sequence encodes:
- the LOC123205987 gene encoding hippocampus abundant transcript-like protein 1 isoform X3, producing MVSIPLIGQLADEYGRKPLLLLTVSSIIIPFSLLVFNQSRDFVYAYYALRTISNIISQGSLFCVAVAYAADFVSDSKRAAAFSWITGLLSASHVLGNLLAFLLPDNCIFPVSTALLIFCPVYMHFFLVETVESAPRRDQESTFLHKVVMVLEERYKSMRNAAFIVISSPTLKGISFVSFFYELGMSGISSVLFYYLKAVFGFSKHQYSEILMIVGVGAIASQIVVLPLLNPLVGEKVILCIALLASIAYALFYGLAWASWVPYLSASFGVIYVLVKPSTYAIISKASSLNNQGKSQGFIAGIEAIASFLSPLAMSPLTSWFLSSNAPFNCKGFSIVVASICMMIALVFACMLKTENHSTRDKEEEDIETPILS from the exons ATGGTGTCAATACCACTTATAGGCCAGCTTGCAGATGAGTATGGCCGTAAACCACTGCTCCTTCTTACTGTCTCCTCCATTATAATTCCTTTCT CTTTACTTGTTTTTAATCAGTCCAGAGATTTTGTTTATGCATATTATGCACTTCGAactatatcaaatattataagcCAAGGGAGCCTCTTCTGCGTCGCTGTTGCTTATGCG GCAGATTTTGTGAGTGACAGCAAAAGAGCTGCAGCATTTAGTTGGATTACAGGCCTGCTTTCTGCATCGCATGTCTTAGGAAATTTATTGGCTTTTCTCCTTCCCGACAACTGCATTTTCCCG GTGTCAACAGCTCTCTTGATCTTTTGTCCTGTTTACATGCATTTCTTTCTGGTTGAGACAGTTGAATCAGCTCCCAGGAGAGACCAAGAATCAACTTTCTTGCACAAGGTAGTTATGGTCCTCGAAGAAAGATACAAATCAATGCGAAATGCTGCATTTATAGTTATTAGCAG TCCAACACTCAAAGgaatttcttttgtttcctttttttatgaGTTGGGAATGTCCGGCATCAGCAGTGTCTTATTT TATTATTTGAAGGCAGTTTTTGGTTTTAGCAAGCATCAATATTCAGAAATCCTAATGATAGTCGGAGTAGGTGCTATTGCATCGCAG ATTGTGGTGCTACCTCTTCTCAATCCTTTGGTCGGAGAAAAGGTGATACTATGCATAGCCTTGCTTGCGTCAATAGCTTAT GCATTGTTCTATGGCTTGGCTTGGGCATCTTGG GTACCATACCTAAGTGCCTCATTTGGTGTTATTTATGTCCTTGTGAAACCTTCT ACTTATGCCATCATTTCAAAGGCTTCAAGTTTAAACAATCAG GGAAAGTCACAAGGATTTATTGCTGGCATAGAAGCAATAGCAAGTTTTTTATCACCACTTGCAATGAGTCCCTTGACTT CATGGTTCCTTTCAAGCAATGCCCCTTTCAACTGCAAAGGTTTCAGCATTGTCGTCGCATCTATATGCATG aTGATTGCGTTGGTCTTTGCTTGCATGCTCAAAACAGAAAATCATTCAACCAGAgacaaagaggaagaagataTTGAGACACCAATTTTAAGTTGA
- the LOC123205987 gene encoding hippocampus abundant transcript-like protein 1 isoform X2 — protein sequence MAFDSCGLLELRPLVHLLFPLCIHWIAEEMTVSVLVDVITNALCPGESTCSEAIYISGLQQTVVGIFKMVSIPLIGQLADEYGRKPLLLLTVSSIIIPFSLLVFNQSRDFVYAYYALRTISNIISQGSLFCVAVAYAADFVSDSKRAAAFSWITGLLSASHVLGNLLAFLLPDNCIFPVSTALLIFCPVYMHFFLVETVESAPRRDQESTFLHKVVMVLEERYKSMRNAAFIVISSPTLKGISFVSFFYELGMSGISSVLFYYLKAVFGFSKHQYSEILMIVGVGAIASQIVVLPLLNPLVGEKVILCIALLASIAYALFYGLAWASWVPYLSASFGVIYVLVKPSTYAIISKASSLNNQGKSQGFIAGIEAIASFLSPLAMSPLTSWFLSSNAPFNCKGFSIVVASICMMIALVFACMLKTENHSTRDKEEEDIETPILS from the exons ATGGCCTTTGATAGCTGTGGGTTGTTGGAGTTAAGACCTCTGGTTCACTTGTTGTTCCCACTTTGCATTCATTGGATTGCTGAGGAGATGACCGTTTCTGTTCTTGTTGATGTTATTACTAATGCTTTGTGTCCCGGGGAGTCCACTTGTTCTGAGGCTATTTACATTAGTGGTCTTCAACAAACG GTTGTTGGAATTTTCAAAATGGTGTCAATACCACTTATAGGCCAGCTTGCAGATGAGTATGGCCGTAAACCACTGCTCCTTCTTACTGTCTCCTCCATTATAATTCCTTTCT CTTTACTTGTTTTTAATCAGTCCAGAGATTTTGTTTATGCATATTATGCACTTCGAactatatcaaatattataagcCAAGGGAGCCTCTTCTGCGTCGCTGTTGCTTATGCG GCAGATTTTGTGAGTGACAGCAAAAGAGCTGCAGCATTTAGTTGGATTACAGGCCTGCTTTCTGCATCGCATGTCTTAGGAAATTTATTGGCTTTTCTCCTTCCCGACAACTGCATTTTCCCG GTGTCAACAGCTCTCTTGATCTTTTGTCCTGTTTACATGCATTTCTTTCTGGTTGAGACAGTTGAATCAGCTCCCAGGAGAGACCAAGAATCAACTTTCTTGCACAAGGTAGTTATGGTCCTCGAAGAAAGATACAAATCAATGCGAAATGCTGCATTTATAGTTATTAGCAG TCCAACACTCAAAGgaatttcttttgtttcctttttttatgaGTTGGGAATGTCCGGCATCAGCAGTGTCTTATTT TATTATTTGAAGGCAGTTTTTGGTTTTAGCAAGCATCAATATTCAGAAATCCTAATGATAGTCGGAGTAGGTGCTATTGCATCGCAG ATTGTGGTGCTACCTCTTCTCAATCCTTTGGTCGGAGAAAAGGTGATACTATGCATAGCCTTGCTTGCGTCAATAGCTTAT GCATTGTTCTATGGCTTGGCTTGGGCATCTTGG GTACCATACCTAAGTGCCTCATTTGGTGTTATTTATGTCCTTGTGAAACCTTCT ACTTATGCCATCATTTCAAAGGCTTCAAGTTTAAACAATCAG GGAAAGTCACAAGGATTTATTGCTGGCATAGAAGCAATAGCAAGTTTTTTATCACCACTTGCAATGAGTCCCTTGACTT CATGGTTCCTTTCAAGCAATGCCCCTTTCAACTGCAAAGGTTTCAGCATTGTCGTCGCATCTATATGCATG aTGATTGCGTTGGTCTTTGCTTGCATGCTCAAAACAGAAAATCATTCAACCAGAgacaaagaggaagaagataTTGAGACACCAATTTTAAGTTGA
- the LOC123205987 gene encoding hippocampus abundant transcript-like protein 1 isoform X1 — translation MIEFFPTRWTAMAFDSCGLLELRPLVHLLFPLCIHWIAEEMTVSVLVDVITNALCPGESTCSEAIYISGLQQTVVGIFKMVSIPLIGQLADEYGRKPLLLLTVSSIIIPFSLLVFNQSRDFVYAYYALRTISNIISQGSLFCVAVAYAADFVSDSKRAAAFSWITGLLSASHVLGNLLAFLLPDNCIFPVSTALLIFCPVYMHFFLVETVESAPRRDQESTFLHKVVMVLEERYKSMRNAAFIVISSPTLKGISFVSFFYELGMSGISSVLFYYLKAVFGFSKHQYSEILMIVGVGAIASQIVVLPLLNPLVGEKVILCIALLASIAYALFYGLAWASWVPYLSASFGVIYVLVKPSTYAIISKASSLNNQGKSQGFIAGIEAIASFLSPLAMSPLTSWFLSSNAPFNCKGFSIVVASICMMIALVFACMLKTENHSTRDKEEEDIETPILS, via the exons ATGATTGAGTTTTTCCCCACCAGGTGGACTGCAATGGCCTTTGATAGCTGTGGGTTGTTGGAGTTAAGACCTCTGGTTCACTTGTTGTTCCCACTTTGCATTCATTGGATTGCTGAGGAGATGACCGTTTCTGTTCTTGTTGATGTTATTACTAATGCTTTGTGTCCCGGGGAGTCCACTTGTTCTGAGGCTATTTACATTAGTGGTCTTCAACAAACG GTTGTTGGAATTTTCAAAATGGTGTCAATACCACTTATAGGCCAGCTTGCAGATGAGTATGGCCGTAAACCACTGCTCCTTCTTACTGTCTCCTCCATTATAATTCCTTTCT CTTTACTTGTTTTTAATCAGTCCAGAGATTTTGTTTATGCATATTATGCACTTCGAactatatcaaatattataagcCAAGGGAGCCTCTTCTGCGTCGCTGTTGCTTATGCG GCAGATTTTGTGAGTGACAGCAAAAGAGCTGCAGCATTTAGTTGGATTACAGGCCTGCTTTCTGCATCGCATGTCTTAGGAAATTTATTGGCTTTTCTCCTTCCCGACAACTGCATTTTCCCG GTGTCAACAGCTCTCTTGATCTTTTGTCCTGTTTACATGCATTTCTTTCTGGTTGAGACAGTTGAATCAGCTCCCAGGAGAGACCAAGAATCAACTTTCTTGCACAAGGTAGTTATGGTCCTCGAAGAAAGATACAAATCAATGCGAAATGCTGCATTTATAGTTATTAGCAG TCCAACACTCAAAGgaatttcttttgtttcctttttttatgaGTTGGGAATGTCCGGCATCAGCAGTGTCTTATTT TATTATTTGAAGGCAGTTTTTGGTTTTAGCAAGCATCAATATTCAGAAATCCTAATGATAGTCGGAGTAGGTGCTATTGCATCGCAG ATTGTGGTGCTACCTCTTCTCAATCCTTTGGTCGGAGAAAAGGTGATACTATGCATAGCCTTGCTTGCGTCAATAGCTTAT GCATTGTTCTATGGCTTGGCTTGGGCATCTTGG GTACCATACCTAAGTGCCTCATTTGGTGTTATTTATGTCCTTGTGAAACCTTCT ACTTATGCCATCATTTCAAAGGCTTCAAGTTTAAACAATCAG GGAAAGTCACAAGGATTTATTGCTGGCATAGAAGCAATAGCAAGTTTTTTATCACCACTTGCAATGAGTCCCTTGACTT CATGGTTCCTTTCAAGCAATGCCCCTTTCAACTGCAAAGGTTTCAGCATTGTCGTCGCATCTATATGCATG aTGATTGCGTTGGTCTTTGCTTGCATGCTCAAAACAGAAAATCATTCAACCAGAgacaaagaggaagaagataTTGAGACACCAATTTTAAGTTGA